Proteins co-encoded in one Populus trichocarpa isolate Nisqually-1 chromosome 10, P.trichocarpa_v4.1, whole genome shotgun sequence genomic window:
- the LOC7455514 gene encoding uncharacterized protein LOC7455514 isoform X2, with protein sequence MAKREVLLDRWRTIEEEEELHANDGDNPVIRRRLHLLKEQWFSDTFKYLISLPREEHIWCGDFDLMGPLLETFYNYYKDDRPDSPLRLLWKRMSGEMRHCIQCVSQHHHAQEMYDKEYETSSIGPLLEVLRSIDEERVTRHLREINDRLKKQEYDHLRDNVDVVSLMYEVLMFPVLLDDQSLLSEFELFIEAVDNMHELALSGHQQFPGVYALLFLNRRVRTVGRRLARSMEKLRGATDLEPLQPLLKKFVGFLETEILPSASKTSRPRAQMERLSIWLGITSLLEFLEPPAFEEGILECYPIFFDIVLNHISGDSAEFSHAVSCLKELFKMLGCKLWLRSTLSPSVMRNTLLGQCFHTRNEKIHKDILDLFPPFLQSLEALQDGEHEKQRRHFLYFLLHQVPVSSNFNVLTRKLACKIALLIVHRGYKMNPPCPPYECAHMWGPSLVATLKDSSLHSALRQPAFDLIQIILVSDAAALLSTMWSNHTIIDADTNICLELNDDVKDEDRLPFVIDVEDTDGICWSEFSAQSKIASEEHRGWMCIPMLWIDVLVDMDPSVLPLSFSKAVFWARSHLTMVEPETSVQTVGTWLSTSATEISTSFGWKVPTGFDDGGVGKESKNSIKVSVMHLPLIRTFNRLTTHFLALMRLGELRKQWTWEPSMAESLILSLLDSNDDVRQFGKCILEQVSSTRGLACGLKFLCSSGCSLAAMFLGLRHALKVVQLDSVVSKFQTLQHFFFVLCKLIKEGDLHKPDLQQNSSDDSKIRKYSSQGGFLTHPVFDSSSSNIDGHSLNVDLKLQEKFRYLLSRIAWPSIRMFLVEGKAFIDYSLCQMTCVRVLEILPVVFERLFQPLFKHAWDNGKMVENPSNFGWLYDLMDWGKSSLKVVVVYWKRTVIYLLNLLKGFCSNASELTVRAIEKLISCDNISIDQLTEQVSHLRVALSKEVSFDNVMITSKPKAPDVLPVPVEDADVQILDSVSVSDKRNKSDVIVVSDDEAEKQISPVKVAASKSDSCQISLDSKKIAPADRSVSQTDTENKGSRNDTSRDLLDDPQQKYALDITSLTSQKLDSDKLRGKQPPHLKSKGGSKSSKNVPLSSQCRIDLKSPESVSSKSSNEAGNSMISETRDSILKELVRETGANPPEAAVKSVRQQQFNLTKLTATVLKRQVIQLKTPAGNRFGNLQRLEAGVKRFKPPRLDDWYRPILEIDYFAIVGLASARKDENRTVSRLKEVPVCFQSPEQYIDIFRPLVLEEFKAQLRSSFLEMSSWGEMYYGSLSVLSVERIDDFHLVRFVHDESDSTSSRSFSDNDLLLLTKEAPENASHDVHMVGKVERRERENKRRSSILLIRFYFLNGSLRLNQARRQLVDRSKWHASRIMSITPQLREFQALSSIKDIPILSAILKPVNDSLCNNESRELGLSNLSQPLQQTLKSSFNDSQLQAISVAIGSTILKKDFDLSLIQGPPGTGKTRTIVAIVSGLLASLQGTKDTKNSLKGHLKQGNGLSITSRPKINQSVAIARAWQDAALARQLNKDVERNEKSVESYFRRRVLICAQSNAAVDELVSRISSQGLYGNDGKMYKPYLVRVGNAKTVHPNSLPFFIDTLVDNRLAEERMHLSDSKKDSGIGSSAALRSNLEKLVDCIRFYEAKRANLKDGNLDLKNSLEDELHKEDETKQMSDSELEITLKKLYEEKKQLFKDLSAAQVQEKKTSEEIRAMKHKLRKLILKDAEIVVTTLSGCGGDLYVVCSESMSNYKFACPSEHTLFDAVVIDEAAQALEPATLIPLQLLKSNGTKCIMVGDPKQLPATVLSNVASKFLYECSMFERLQRAGHPVTMLTKQYRMHPEICRFPSLHFYDSKLMNGEKMSNKSASFHEIEVLGPYLFYDIMDGQELRGKNSGASSLYNEREAEAAVELLRFFKRRYSSEFVGGRIGIITPYKCQLSLLRSRFSSAFGSSVVADMEFNTVDGFQGREVDILILSTVRAADSNSSMNELSSSSIGFVADVRRMNVALTRAKLSLWILGNARTLQTNWNWAALVKDAKERNLVISAKQPYESLFETAPRDTCRRESINNHSRQSKHVENFRGSGKLGKQNEQKVYRDKNSIRSVTRCDGTVAGDGKDFYVQSSKRKPREEHDLPGKMDLPKNFKSIIPGESVTGDESKGKDRSQKKLSSGKKKDKCANPKSTRERSELELGDGHKNLKLSMLRGPKKSIEGKRSQKNLDSSTSSAEGSLKSKEVNDGRDPNPVGASLDLITKRKQQREAVEAILNSSLISSKKSEPSTKSMSSKRPPSPTSAVSGGIRPPKTRKGPQ encoded by the exons atgGCGAAGAGGGAAGTATTATTAGATAGATGGAGAACCatcgaggaagaagaagaacttcACGCCAACGATGGCGATAATCCAGTCATACGACGCCGTCTTCACCTCCTCAAAGAACaatg GTTTTCAGACACATTTAAGTACTTGATTAGTTTGCCCAGAGAAGAACATATATGGTGTGGAGATTTTGATTTGATGGGCCCACTTTTAGAGACATTTTACAATTACTACAAAGATGACCGGCCGGACTCTCCGCTCCGGCTTCTGTGGAAGAGGATGTCTGGCGAAATGCGGCATTGCATCCAGTGTGTATCTCAGCATCATCACGCTCAAGAGATGTATGACAAGGAGTACGAGACGAGTTCTATTGGACCACTTCTTGAGGTGTTAAGGAGTATTGATGAGGAAAGGGTGACTCGGCATCTGAGAGAGATTAATGATAGATTGAAGAAGCAGGAGTATGATCATTTGCGTGATAATGTTGATGTTGTTAGTCTCATGTATGag GTCTTGATGTTTCCTGTCTTACTGGACGATCAATCTTTGCTATCTGAATTTGAATTATTCATCGAAGCAGTCGATAATATGCATGAACTGGCTTTATCTGGACATCAACAGTTTCCG GGTGTTTATGCGTTGCTTTTTCTGAATAGAAGAGTACGCACTGTTGGTAGACGTTTAGCACGATCTATGGAGAAATTGAG GGGAGCAACAGATTTGGAACCTTTGCAGCCTTTACTGAAAAAATTCGTTGGGTTTTTAGAGACAGAAATACTACCATCAGCTTCTAAGACTTCGAGGCCAAGAGCACAGATGGAGCGCCTATCCATATGGCTTGGAATCACATCATT ACTTGAGTTCCTAGAACCTCCAGCTTTTGAAGAAGGCATACTGGAGTGCTATCccattttttttgatattgtgcTCAACCATATCAGTGGCGATTCAGCTGAATTCTCTCATGCAGTAAGCTGTTTGAAAGAACTCTTCAAAATGCTTG GTTGCAAACTCTGGCTGAGGTCTACGTTGTCTCCAAGTGTGATGCGTAACACATTACTGGGCCAGTGTTTCCATACTCGAAATGAGAAAATCCATAAAGACATTTTAGATCTTTTTCCACCTTTTCTGCAG TCCCTTGAGGCTTTGCAAGATGGGGAACATGAAAAGCAACGAAGGCACTTCCTTTATTTCCTACTCCATCAAGTTCCCGTGAGCAGCAACTTCAATGTTCTTACAAGAAAACTTGCATGCAAG ATAGCCCTTCTTATCGTACACCGAGGCTACAAGATGAACCCACCATGCCCCCCTTATGAATGTGCTCATATGTG GGGCCCTTCACTTGTGGCTACTCTGAAGGATTCATCACTTCATAGTGCTCTCCGGCAACCTGCATTTGATCTTATACAGATTATTTTAGTTTCTGATGCTGCTGCCTTGCTAAGTACAATGTGGAGTAACCACACAATTATTGATGCTGATACAAACATTTGTCTTGAGCTGAATGATGATGTTAAAGATGAAGATAGGCTTCCATTTGTTATTGACGTCGAAGATACGGATGGTATATGTTGGAGTGAATTCAGTGCACAGAGCAAGATCGCTTCTGAAGAGCACAGAGGATGGATGTGCATTCCCATGCTATGGATTGATGTTTTAGTTGATATGGACCCATCAGTCCTTCCATTGTCATTTTCGAAGGCTGTTTTCTGGGCTCGATCTCATTTGACAATGGTAGAACCTGAAACCAGTGTGCAAACAGTTGGAACCTGGCTTTCAACTTCAGCCACAGAAATCTCCACTTCATTTGGGTGGAAGGTTCCGACAGGTTTTGATGATGGTGGGGTTGGAAAGGAGTCGAAAAACTCTATCAAAGTGTCAGTGATGCATCTTCCTTTAATAAGAACATTCAACAG GTTAACCACACACTTTTTAGCTCTAATGAGGCTAGGGGAATTACGGAAGCAATGGACTTGGGAGCCAAGCATGGCAGAGAGCTTGATCCTTTCACTTTTGGATTCTAATGAT GATGTGAGACAATTTGGCAAATGTATCTTGGAGCAGGTCTCAAGCACACGGGGTCTTGCATGTGGTTTGAAGTTTCTTTGCTCCAGCGGTTGTTCTTTGGCAGCCATGTTTTTAGGCTTGAGACATGCTTTGAAAGTG GTTCAACTGGATTCTGTTGTATCGAAGTTTCAGACTTTacaacattttttctttgttctatgCAAACTAATTAAAGAAGGGGATTTACATAAACCAGATTTGCAACAAAATTCATCTGATGACTCAAAGATCAGAAAGTACTCTTCCCAAGGTGGATTTCTGACACATCCGGTctttgattcttcttcttcaaacatTGATGGACATTCATTAAATGTTGACTTGAAATTGCAAGAGAAATTTCGCTACTTACTATCAAGAATTGCATGGCCATCAATTCGGATGTTCTTGGTAGAAGGAAAGGCATTTATTGATTACAGTCTTTGTCAG ATGACATGTGTCCGTGTGCTTGAGATCCTCCCTGTTGTTTTCGAGAGACTTTTCCAACCTCTGTTTAAACATGCATGGGATAATGGAAAGATGGTGGAAAATCCATCCAACTTTGGATGGCTTTATGATCTGATGGATTGGGGAAAGTCATCGCTTAAAGTTGTAGTTGTCTACTGGAAGCGAACAGTAATTTATCTACTGAATCTGCTTAAAGGCTTTTGCAGTAATGCTTCTGAGTTGACTGTCAGGGCCATTGAAAAACTTATTTCATGTG ATAATATAAGCATTGATCAATTGACAGAACAAGTATCACACCTTCGGGTTGCATTATCCAAGGAAGTGTCTTTTGATAATGTAATGATCACTTCAAAACCAAAAGCTCCAGATGTGCTTCCTGTTCCTGTAGAGGATGCTGATGTTCAAATTCTAGACTCAGTATCAGTGAGTGataagagaaataaaagtgacGTGATTGTAGTTTCAGATGATGAAgctgaaaaacaaatttcaccTGTTAAGGTGGCTGCTTCCAAAAGTGACTCATGTCAAATAAGTTTGGATAGCAAGAAAATTGCTCCTGCTGATAGAAGTGTTTCACAAACTGATACTGAAAATAAGGGATCTAGAAATGATACCTCAAGGGATCTACTGGATGACCCCCAACAAAAATATGCATTAGACATTACCAGTCTCACTTCTCAGAAGCTGGATTCTGATAAATTAAGAGGCAAACAACCTCCTCATCTCAAATCAAAAGGTGGATCTAAAAGCAGTAAAAATGTTCCTCTTTCATCCCAATGTAGAATTGATCTGAAGAGTCCTGAGTCTGTCAGCTCAAAAAGCTCGAATGAAGCTGGCAACAGCATGATTTCTGAAACAAGAGATTCAATACTGAAGGAGTTAGTGCGTGAAACTGGTGCTAATCCACCAGAGGCTGCAGTAAAATCTGTGAGGCAGCAGCAGTTTAATCTGACAAAGTTAACTGCCACTGTTCTTAAACGACAAGTTATCCAACTTAAAACACCTGCTGGAAATAGATTTGGAAATTTACAGAGACTGGAGGCTGGAGTTAAAAGATTCAAGCCTCCTAGACTTGATGACTGGTATAGACCCATTTTGGAAATAGATTACTTTGCTATAGTGGGATTAGCATCTGCAAGAAAAGATGAGAATCGGACTGTTAGTAGATTAAAGGAGGTTCCTGTGTGTTTCCAATCACCAGAACAGTACATTGACATTTTCCGGCCACTTGTTTTGGAGGAGTTTAAAGCACAGTTGCGTAGTTCCTTTTTGGAGATGTCTTCATGGGGGGAGATGTATTATGGCAGTCTATCCGTGTTGTCTGTTGAAAGGATTGATGACTTTCATCTTGTCCGGTTTGTCCATGATGAAAGTGATTCTACATCATCTAGAAGCTTTTCTGATAATGACCTTCTTTTGCTAACTAAAGAAGCTCCAGAAAATGCATCCCATGATGTTCATATGGTTGGAAAG GTGGAGAGGCGtgaaagagagaataaaagaagGTCAAGTATACTTCTCATCAGGTTCTATTTTCTAAATGGTTCTTTGCGTTTAAATCAAGCTAGGAGGCAACTTGTCGATCGTAGCAAATGGCATGCAAGTCGCATCATGAGCATTACACCTCAACTTAGAGAATTTCAGGCTCTATCATCAATAAAGGACATTCCCATCCTTTCAGCTATCTTAAAACCTGTCAATGATTCTCTATGTAATAATGAATCGAGAGAACTAGGTCTGAGTAATCTTTCTCAGCCCTTGCAGCAGACACTGAAGTCATCTTTTAATGACAGCCAACTGCAAGCTATAAGTGTCGCGATTGGATCAACTATTTTGAAGAAAGATTTTGATCTGTCTCTAATACAGGGTCCTCCAG GGACTGGGAAGACCAGAACCATAGTGGCCATTGTCAGTGGCTTGCTTGCTTCACTACAAGGAACAAAGGATACAAAAAATTCTCTAAAGGGACATTTGAAACAAGGTAATGGTTTGTCCATAACTTCAAGGCCAAAGATTAACCAGTCTGTTGCAATTGCCAGGGCTTGGCAGGATGCAGCGTTGGCTAGGCAGTTAAACAAGGACgtggaaagaaatgaaaagtcTGTGGAAAGTTATTTTAGGAGAAGGGTGCTAATCTGTGCCCAATCAAATGCTGCTGTTGATGAGTTGGTGTCAAGAATTTCCAGTCAAGGACTTTATGGCAATGATGGGAAAATGTACAAGCCATATCTTGTAAGGGTTGGCAATGCAAAAACGGTTCATCCAAATTCACTTCCATTCTTTATCGATACACTTGTTGATAATCGTCTTGCTGAAGAGAGGATGCATTTGAGTGATTCTAAGAAAGATTCAGGTATAGGCTCTTCTGCAGCATTGCGTTCTAATCTGGAAAAGTTAGTTGATTGCATTAGGTTCTATGAGGCTAAGCGGGCTAACTTGAAGGATGGAAATTTGGACCTCAAAAATTCTTTGGAAGATGAATTGCATAAAGAGGATGAAACAAAGCAAATGTCAGATTCTGAATTAGAGATCACACTAAAGAAATTatatgaagaaaagaaacaacttTTTAAAGATCTTAGTGCTGCTCAGGTGCAAGAGAAGAAAACTAGTGAAGAAATCAGAGCAATGAAACATAAGCTGCGGAAGTTGATATTAAAGGATGCTGAAATAGTGGTAACGACATTAAGTGGATGTGGTGGAGATCTCTATGTAGTTTGTTCTGAATCTatgtcaaattataaatttgctTGTCCATCTGAACATACCCTATTTGATGCAGTTGTGATTGATGAAGCAGCTCAG GCACTGGAACCTGCTACTTTGATTCCTCTTCAACTTTTAAAGTCAAATGGGACAAAGTGCATTATG GTTGGTGATCCGAAGCAGCTTCCTGCAACAGTTCTCTCTAATGTTGCAAGCAAGTTTCTTTATGAATGTAGCATGTTTGAGCGTCTACAAAGGGCTGGTCACCCAGTAACCATGCTTACCAAACAG TATAGGATGCACCCAGAGATTTGCCGGTTTCCCTCCTTGCACTTTTATGATAGCAAGTTGATGAATGGAGAGAAAATGTCAAACAAATCAGCATCATTTCATGAGATTGAGGTTCTTGGCCCTTATTTATTCTATGACATTATGGACGGCCAGGAGCTTCGCGGTAAAAATTCTGGTGCATCGTCCCTTTATAATGAACGTGAGGCTGAAGCTGCAGTTGAACTACTACGATTTTTCAAAAGGAG GTACTCATCCGAGTTTGTTGGTGGTAGAATTGGCATCATAACTCCATACAAATGCCAGCTCTCACTTCTGCGCTCTCGTTTTTCTAGTGCATTTGGATCATCTGTTGTCGCTGATATGGAGTTCAATACTGTTGATGGCTTTCAGGGACGAGAGGTTGATATACTGATACTTTCCACTGTTAGAGCAGCTGATTCAAATTCCTCTATGAATGAGTTGAGCTCCAGCAGTATTGGGTTTGTCGCTGATGTAAGACGGATGAATGTTGCCCTGACAAGAGCCAAGCTCTCCCTTTGGATTTTGGGTAATGCGAGGACCTTGCAGACGAACTGGAACTGGGCAGCTCTAGTAAAGGATGCTAAAGAGAGAAACTTGGTCATCTCAGCAAAACAGCCATATGAATCCTTGTTCGAAACAGCTCCTAGGGATACTTGCAGGAGAGAGAGTATTAATAATCATTCAAGACAGTCAAAGCATGTTGAAAATTTTAGAGGCAGCGGCAAACTAGGCAAACAAAATGAACAGAAAGTGTACAGGGATAAAAACTCTATTCGTTCCGTTACTCGATGCGATGGTACTGTTGCTGGAGATGGTAAGGATTTTTATGTACAAAGCAGCAAAAGAAAACCCAGAGAGGAACATGATCTTCCAGGGAAAATGGATCTTCCGAAAAATTTCAAGTCTATCATTCCAGGGGAATCTGTTACTGGTGATGAAAGCAAGGGCAAAGACAGAAGTCAGAAGAAACTTAGCTCTGGTAAGAAGAAAGATAAATGTGCAAATCCGAAGAGTACTAGGGAGCGTTCTGAACTTGAACTGGGTGATGGCcacaaaaatttgaaattgagcATGTTGAGGGGACCAAAGAAATCTATTGAAGGTAAGAGAAGCCAGAAGAATTTGGACAGTTCTACATCCTCAGCTGAAGGCAGCCTCAAAAGTAAGGAGGTCAATGACGGTAGAGATCCTAATCCTGTAGGTGCTTCTTTAGATTTAATTACAAAGAGGAAACAACAACGTGAAGCTGTTGAGGCCATTCTAAACTCATCTCTCATTTCCTCCAAGAAGTCAGAACCATCAACGAAATCTATGTCTTCCAAAAGGCCTCCTTCTCCAACCTCAGCTGTAAGTGGTGGAATCAGACCACCCAAGACAAGAAAAG GTCCGCAGTAA